The Pseudomonas viciae genomic interval TACTGCTGAACAGACGCGTGACCTGGTCGGAAAAACCGACGGTCAGGGTCTGATCCATTCGCTGGCGCTCGCGATAGGCTTGCAACACGGCGAAATCACCCGGCTCGCTGTCGCTGTCGAGCAAAGCATCGGCCAGGGCCTGGGCGTCGCGCAGGGACAGGTTGAACCCCTGTCCGGCAATCGGATGCAGGCTATGGGCGGCATTGCCCAGGATCGCCAGGTGCGGGCGTACCTGTTCTTCGGCCTCCACCAGCGCCAACGGATACAGGTGTCGCGCGCCAACCTGCTTCAACGTGCCCAGGCGATAACCGAACACGCCCTGCAATTCGCTGAGAAAACTGCGCTCATCGAGGGCCGCCAGCCGTTGCGCGTCCATGCCCTGTCGGGTCCAGACCAGCGCACAACGATTTTCCGGCAACGGTAACAAAGCCATCGGCCCGTCATCGGTGAAGCGTTCGAAGGCCATGCCGTTGTGGGCTTCGCTGGGTGTGATGTTGGCGATCAATGCGCTCTGGTCATAAGGCCGATTGCGCACGCCGACGCCCAATTGCTCCCGCAGGCCTGAACGGCCACCGTCAGCCAACACGGCCAGGTCGCATTCCAGGGTGATTTCGTCGTCGAGGGTCAGGCGATAACCACCAACCAGTGGCTCCATCCGGGTGACCTGCGCCGGGCAGCGCCAACTGACCACTTCGGTGTCCAGGCCTTGCCACAGGCACTGGCCGAGCCAGGCGTTTTCCACCACATAGCCCAGCGCCGGCACACCCTCTTCCATGGCCGACAAGCGCGCCGTGGAGAACCGTCCGCGATCGGAGACGTGAATCTGTTTGATCGGCTCGGCGCGACGGGAAATTTCCTGCCAGACACCCAACCGTTGATAAATCTGCCGGGCCCCGTAGGACAACGCCGAAGAGCGGGCGTCGTAGCTCGGCTGCCAGGCATTGCCCGGGGCAAAGGGCTCGATCAGCATGATCTTCCAGCCCCGGGCCTTGGCACCGGCCTGCAGGGCCAGCGCCAGGCTCGCGCCGACCAGGCCGCCGCCGATGATCGCCAGATTGACCCGGCTCATGCTGCTTGCGTCCGTGCGGCGGCCATCAAGGCCTCGATGTCAGCGACCGTTTTGGGGACGCCTTGGCTCAGGATTTCACAACCGGTCTTGGTCACTACCACGTCATCCTCGATACGCACGCCGATGCCGCGCCATTTTTTCGCGACGCTGCGGTTATTCGGGCTGATGTAGATGCCCGGCTCCACGGTCAGCGTCATGCCGACTTCCAGTACCCGCCACTCGCCACCGACCCGGTATTCGCCCACGTCGTGTACGTCCATGCCCAGCCAGTGGCCGGCGCGGTGCATGTAGAACGCCCGGTAGGCTTCGCTGGCGATCAACTCATCCACCTCGCCTTCCAACAGCCCAAGTCGCACCAGGCCCTCGGTAATGACCCGCACCGTCGCTTCATGGGCCTGGTTCCAATGTTTGTCCGGCGCGATCTCGGCAAACGCGGCCTCCTGGGCCGCCAGCACCACTTCGTAGATCGCTTTCTGCTCAGGCGAATACTTGCCGTTGACCGGCCAGGTACGGGTGATATCACTGGCGTAGCAATCGATTTCACAACCGGCGTCGATCAACACCAGGTCTCCGTCCTTGAGCGGCGCGTCGTTCTGCTGGTAATGCAGGATGCAGCTGTTACGCCCCGCCGCGACGATCGAGCCATAGGCCGGCATCTTCGCCCCGCCCTTGCGGAACTCATAGTCGAGCTCGGCTTCCAGGCTGTATTCATGCAACCCCGCACGCGCCGCCTGCATCGCCCGGATGTGCGCCTGGGCGGAAATCCGCGCCGCTTCGCGCATCACTTTTACTTCTGCCGCCGATTTATACAGGCGCATGTCGTGCAGCAAGTGATCCAGGGCAACGAATTCGTTCGGCGGCTGGGCGCCGAGGTGGGCCTTGGAACGAATCACGTTGATCCACTCCATCAGGTGCCGATCGAATTCCGGATTGCTGCCCATGGCCGAATACACCCGGTCGCGGCCTTCGATCAGGCCCGGCAGGATGTCGTCGATGTCCGTGATGGGAAATGCGTCGTCGGCGCCGTAGTCACGCATCGCCCCTTCCTGGCCGGCGCGCAGGCCATCCCACAACTCACGTTCGGCGTTGCGCTCACGACAAAAGAGGATGTACTCGCCATGGGCGCGGCCAGGCATCAGCACCAGTACCGCTTGCGGTTCGGGAAAGCCGCTGAGGTACTGGAAGTCGCTGTCCTGGCGGTAGATGTGCTCGACGTCGCGGTTGCGGATCGCAACGGCGGCGGCGGGCAGGATTGCGATGCTGTTGGGCTCCATCTGCGCCATCAGGGCCTTGCGGCGACGGCTGTATTCCGATTTCGGGATATGAATCATGGGCAGACGGTGTTCCCTCTAAAAAATTAATGCAAGGACGGCTTGGCCGCCGCTGCATCGGTTTTCTTGGTCTCGGTGAACAATAGCAATGGTGCGACCCGCAGGTACTCCATCACTTCCATGTAGTCGCTTTCGCCGTCATCGGACTCTTCCAGGGCGTCCTGGACCTGAGAGATCGCCGCCAGGTCTTGCAACACTTCCTTGGCCTCGTCGCTCAACGCGTATTCGCGGCGGGTCAAGCCGAAGCCGGCGAGGAAACCCTGGCACCATTGGCCCAACGCAGCGGCGCGGTCAGCCAACGGCGCATCGTCGGTGGGCAGCAGCAGGACGACGGTCATGTCGTCGCTGGTAAGCTCGCCCTTGACCATCTCTTGCAGGCCGATCAAGGCATTACGAACGTTGTCTTGTGGTTCGCCTTCCAGCAACTCGGCGGCGTCGGCCAACCAGCCGTCGGCATCGAAGCCGGCGCCGGCGCAACTGCGACCGAGCAGCAGGCCGTGCAGTTCGGCAGGCGAGACAGGATGACCGCTGGTGCTCAGCAGGGTGGCGAATGCTTGATACGGGGAATTCTGAATGGGCATGGGCAGCTAGGCGCCAGACGGCGCTATGTCTAGAATGGAGGCCTTGTATCCTACATCGACAGACTCGCCAAGACCATTAAAGGCTGTGCGACCCCTATCCCCATCAGACACATTCTTCAGTGGACACAATGGAAGACACCGACCTGCAAGCGCTGATGGCCAGACTCGAATTGCTAATTGACCGGGTCGAGCAACTTAAGAGCCAAAACGGACTCCTATTAGCTCAGGAAAAGACCTGGCGCGAGGAACGCGCGCACCTCATTGAAAAAAACGAAATCGCCCGGCGTAAGGTCGAATCGATGATTTCGCGCCTCAAGGCCCTGGAGCAAGACTCATGAGTTCAAGCAATAGCGTTACCGTGCAGATCCTCGACAAAGAATATTCGATCATCTGCCCCCAGGAAGAGCGTAGCAACCTGGTGAGTGCCGCCCGTTACCTGGACGGCAAGATGCGCGAGATCCGCAGCAGCGGCAAAGTCATCGGCGCCGACCGCATTGCCGTGATGGCAGCCTTGAACATTACCCACGACCTGCTCCATCGCCAGGATACGCCTGACCTGCAGGTCAGCGGCTCGACCCGTGAGCAGGTACGGGACCTGCTCGATCGGGTGGATCTGGTGCTGGCCACCGATCCGGACGTCAGCAAGGGCTGATTCGCGAGGCTGCCTGGGGTATACTCGCCTCACTCCCTGGGGTGCTTGCCAGTTGGTGATGTCCCTGAGCCGATACGCACAACCACGGGGGTTGCACGTTGGGGCCGGTGTGCATGTCCGCTTGACGGAAAGCCTTAACGCCCCCTGCAACTTCCACCTTGAACTTTCGGGTTCAAGGGCTAAGCCGACAGCGGTTCATCCGGGGAGCCTGATTTCAAACAATGCCAGTCCAAGTGGACTGGCATTGTTGTTTGCGCCGTCGGCATTTCTGAGGGCCCTGTTTTGCGGTTACGCTGTGCTCCGTCACCGACTCCGTGAAGCATCGATATGACCGAACCCGCGCTGCTGCCCCGCCCGCAACTTCGACGCCTGCTGCGCCAGGCCCGTCGCGCCCTGACACCCGCCCAGCAACGGCAAGCCGCCCACGGGCTCTACAAGCAATTGGCCCAGCATCCGCTGTTTCGTCGCGCCCGCCACATCGCCCTGTATCTGCCCAACGATGGCGAGATCGACCCGCGCCTGCTACTGCGCGCCGCCCAGCGCCGGGGCAAGGCCACTTATCTGCCGGTGCTCAGTCCATGGCCCCGGACCAAGATGGTTTTTCAACGCATCCAACCTGGCGAAAAAATGCAGCCCAACCGTTTTCGTATCCCTGAACCACGCAAGAACATCGCCCGGCAGCGCAAGGTCTGGACATTGGATCTGGTGTTATTGCCGCTGGTGGGGTTTGACGATGCGGGGGGCCGACTGGGCATGGGCGGCGGCTTCTATGACCGCAGCCTGGCCTATCTGGCGCGACGCAAGCAATGGCGCAAGCCAACGCTGCTGGGGCTGGCCCATGAATGTCAGAAGGTCGAACGATTGGCGCAGGCAAGCTGGGACGTACCGCTGCAGGGAACGGTCAGCGACAGGCATTGGTATCTGGTGCAATAGACGCCGCGAGAATCAGCGGCGCCTGGAAGACAGGTTCAGCGTTTGATCGATGGCGCGGGTTGGATGATGTCCACCGGCGCGTCGGTCTTGTTGGCCCACAAGCTTTGAGCGTAACCCGTGGTCACGACCCCCAGGCCGAACAGAATGACCAGGATCCACAGCAAATCCGGTTTGCGTTTCATCGATTGCCCCCCTCAAGGCACATCACACACGATGACAGCAGCGGTTTTCTTATTGGCCGTGCAGCAGCGTCAAGCTTGGAAGGCCGGCATTTTGCGGCAACCTGCTCTGACACGCAAACTCTGGCGTCAACCGACTGTCGGTTTGTCATAAAATCGCTGAACTTTTTTTCTCAACACCGCCCAGGAGTAGAAATCATGGCCTATTGGTTGATGAAGTCCGAGCCCGACGAGTTGTCCATCCGAGGCCTGGAAAAGCTCGGCCAGGCGCGCTGGGACGGGGTGCGCAACTACCAGGCGCGCAATTTCCTGCGGACCATGGCGGTGGGCGACTCATTCTTTTTCTACCACTCCAGTTGCCCGGAGCCAGGTATCGCCGGCATCGGACAGATCGTGCGAGCGGCCTACCCTGATCCAACGGCACTGGAACCTGACAGTCATTACTTCGATCCCAAGGCCAGCCCGGATAAAAACCCCTGGACCGCGATCGACGTAACCCATGTCGAAACCTTCCCCCACGTGCTGAAGCTCGACTATCTCAAGCAGCAGACCGCCCTGGCGGAAATGCCGCTGGTGCAGAAAGGCTCGCGACTGTCGGTGATGCCGGTAACCGCCGAACAGTGGGCGGCGGTGATTGCCTTGCGCTGATCACCCATGAGTTGATGGACATCAAGCTGGACCGGGCACTGATCCAGCAAACTGCAATGCTACAGCCGCAGGATGCCGGACATGTCGACAAACCCTCGTACCTCGCGTTTTTTTGCCCTCGCCCTGCTGGCTGTGTTGCTGGCCGCCGGTGGGTTCGGCTACTGGAAGTCGCTGCATGATCGCTTGCCAGAAGGCCTGAGCATGGGCAACGGGCGCCTTGAGGCCACCGAAGTCCAGATCGCCAGCAAGACGCCCGGACGCCTGGCCGAGGTTCATGTCGATGAAGGCGACAACGTCCTCAAGGGCCAATTGCTGGCGCGCATGGACACCCGCACCCTGGAGGCCCAGCGCAACCAGGCTGAGGCCGAAGTGGTGCGCGCCCGGGAAAACCTCGCCGCCGCCGAGGCCAATGTGCAACTGCGCCAGAGCGAACAATTGCTCGCTCACCAGGAACTCAAACGGAGCCAGGAACTGTTCAAACGCGGTTACGCCAGCGCCCAGGTCATTGACCAGCAGCAAGCCCGCGTCGACACCGCCAACGCTGCGGTTAACGCAGCCCGGGCCCAGGTATCGGCGGCGACGGCCGCCATCGGCGCGACCCAGGCCCAGGTGGCCCAACTGACCAGCGAAATCGACGACAGCAGTTTGCGCGCCCCCCTCGACGGCGTGATCCAGTTGCGTCTGGCCGAACCGGGCGAAGTGCTGGGCGCCGGCGGCCGGGTGCTGCTGATGATCGATCCGAACGACCAATACATGAACCTGTATCTGCCGGCATCCGTGGCCGGGAAACTGGCGGTAGGCGATGAAGCGCGACTGCTACTCGACGCCCTGCCCCAGCGACCGCTGCCGGCCAAGGTCAGCTTCGTCGCGGCCAAGTCCCAATTCACCCCCAAGGAAGTCGAGACCCGTGATGAGCGCCAGAAACTGGTGTTCCGCGTCAAAGTGCACCTGACCCAGCCCGGTGAAGTGCCCCAGGCCAAACCCGGCATGCCCGGCGCCGGCTACGTGCGCACCGCCCCCATCGACTGGCCGGCCAACCTGCAATGAGCGCCACCCAGAGCGAAACGGCGCTACAGGCTTCGGGTCTCGAACATCGCTACGGCCAGCATGTGGCCTTGAGCGATATCGCCTTCAGCCTGCCCGCCGGCACTCGCTGCGGTCTGATTGGCCCCGACGGCGCCGGCAAATCGAGCCTCCTGGGGCTGATTGCCGGGGTGAAGAAACTCCAATGCGGTCAATTGCAGGTACTGGGTGCATCGATCGAGGATCGCCACCATCGCAACACCCTCTATCGACGCATTGCGTTCATGCCTCAAGGTCTGGGGGGCAACCTTTACCCTGATTTGTCGATCCGCGAGAACATCCGGTTCTTTGGTACATTGTTCGGGCTCTCGCGGGCCGAATGCGCACAGCGTATGGGCAAGTTGTTGCTGGCGACCGACCTGCAACGTTTTGCCGACCGCCCGGCGGGCAAGCTGTCGGGGGGCATGAAACAAAAGCTCGGCCTGTGCTGTGCACTGATCCATGAACCCGACCTTTTGATTCTCGACGAACCCACCACCGGGGTGGATCCCCTGTCCCGCCGACGCTTCTGGGAACTGATAGAAGACGTACGCCGACAACGACCGCAACTGACCCTGCTGGTCGCCACGGCGTATATGGAAGAAGCCGAACAATTCGAGCATTGCCTGATGCTCGACAACGGGCGCTTGATCGCCAAGGGGTTGAGTGCCGAACTGGCTGCCGTCACACCCGATGGAAAACTCGACTCGGCCTTCACTCATTTCCAGGGCGACAGCGGCCACAACGCCGAGCCGCTGACGATCCCTCCCAGGACCAACGGTACTGCCGACATCGCCATCGAAGCCCATGACCTTACCCTGCGCTTCGGTGACTTCACCGCAGTCGACAAGGTCAGCTTCGCGATCGGTCGCGGTGAGATCTTTGGTTTCCTGGGTTCCAACGGATGCGGCAAGACCACCACCATGAAAGTGCTGACCGGGCTGATGCCCGCCAGCGAAGGCGAGGCCCGCCTGCTGGGCAAGCCGGTGGACGCCAAGGACCTGGCCACCCGCAAACGCGTGGGGTTCATGTCGCAGAGCTTTTCGCTGTATGGGGAATTGAGCGTACGGCAGAACCTGGCCCTGCACGCCGAGCTGTTCGACCTGCCCAAGGCCCAAAGCGGCGCCCGCATCGAAGAGCTGATCAAGCGCTTCAATCTGCAGGACCTCGCCGACCAACCTTCCGGTGCGTTACCCCTGGGCCTGCGCCAGCGCTTGTCCCTGGCGGTGGCGGTGCTGCATCGCCCGGAAGTGCTGATCCTCGACGAACCGACCTCAGGCGTTGACCCGGCCGCGCGGGATGACTTCTGGCGGCTGCTGATCGAGCTGTCTCGCGAGCAGGGCGTGACGATTTTTCTCTCCACGCACTTCATGAACGAAGCTCAACGCTGCGACCGCATTTCGCTGATGCACGCTGGCAAAGTCCTGGCCTGTGACACACCGGCAGCCCTGCAGGCGCAGTTCAACGGCCAGACCCTGGAAGCGGCGTTCGTCACCTGCCTGGAACAAGCCCAGGGCGAGACGCCACAAGACACCACCCCCGTGGCCCTCGACACCGCCGGCGCCCCCCAGGACCGACACGGCCTCAGCCTTGGTCGACTGTGGGCCGTCGCCAGCCGCGAAGGCAAGGAACTGCTGCGCGACAAAGTGCGGATGGCGTTCGCCTTGCTCGGTGCGTTGTTCATGATGGTGATCTTCGGCTACGGCATCTCCCTGGACGTGGAAAAACTCGCCTTCGCTGTGTTTGATCAGGATCAGAGCCCGCAAAGTCGCGCTTATCTGGAAGCGTTTCGCAGCTCGCGCTATTTCGACGAGCAGCCGGTCATCCAAGGCGCCAGCGAGTTGCATCGGCGCCTGCAACGCTCGGAAATCAAACTGGCCCTGGAAATACCACCCGGCTTCGGTCGTGACCTGTACGCCGGTCGCCAACCCACCGTCGGCGCCTGGCTCGACGGCGGCATGCCGTTTCGCGCCGAGACCAGTCGCAACTACGTCCAGGCTGTGCATCAAGCCAATCTCGAACAGTTGGTCGAACAGAGCAGCCCGGCGCGAAACCGCCAGGCCGCGGCCAAGCTGGAAACCCGCTTCCGCTACAACCAGGACGTGGTCAGCGTCAACGCCATCGGCCCAGGAGTCATGGCGCTGATCCTGGCATTCATTCCGGCCATGTTGACGGCCTTGGGCATCGTGCGGGAAAAGGAACTGGGTTCGATCACCAACTTCTACGCCACCCCGCTGACCCGCCTGGAGTTCCTCTTGGGCAAACAAGTGCCCTACCTGGCGGTCAGCCTGATCAACCTGGCCCTGCTGACAGCGATGAACCGCTGGCTGTTCGGCGTGCCGTTCAAGGGCAGTGGCCTGACGCTGGCATTGGGCGGCCTGCTCTATGTGCTGGCGACCACCAGCATGGGGTTGCTGATCTCGGCGTTCACTCGCACCCAGATCGCGGCGATTCTCGGCACCATGATCATCACCAGCCTGCCGACAATCCAATTCTCGGGGCTGATCGTGCCGCGCTCATCCCTGGAAGGCGCCGCCTCGGTAATGGGCCAGTTGTTTCCCGCCGGTTATTTCCTGGACATCGCTGTCGGCACTTTCACCAAGGCCCTGGATCTGCGCCAGCTGTGGCCGCAATGCCTGGCGTTATTCGGGTTCTTCCTGGGGTTCACCGGGCTCAGCCTGGTCATGCTGAAAAAGCAGGAGGCCTGATGCATACGCTTTCACATATCTGGCGTCTTGGGCTCAAGGAACTGACCAGCCTGCGCTACGACTCGGTCCTGCTGCTGTTTCTAGGCTATGCCTTTACCGTGGCGATCTACATGCCGGCCGCAGGCTCGGTGATCGGCGTCCACAACGCCAGCGTGGCGATAGTGGATGAAGACCAGAGCCACCTGTCACGCCAACTGGCCCAGGTCCTGCAACCACCGGAGTTCCAGAGCCCGGTGGCGCTGCCCTATGCCGAACTGGACAAGGTCATGGACAGTGGCCGCTACACCTTTGTCATTAACGTGCCCGCCAACTTCCAGGCCGACCTGCTCGCCGGACGCGAACCGGCGCTGCAATTGAACGTCGACGCCACGGCCATGAGCCAGGCATTCATGGGCGCCGGTTACATCGGGCGGATTTTCCAACAGGAACTGCTGACCTACAGCGGCCAGGCGCAAGCGAGCGAACTAACCCCCGTGAAATTGACTACCCGTTCGTTGTTCAACACCAATCTGGAGGGCGGGTGGTTTCTGGCGGTGATCCAGATCGTCAACAACATCACCATCCTGGCCATCATCCTGACGGGCACCGCGCTGCTACGCGAGCGCGAGCACGGGACCCTGGATCACTTGCTGGTACTGCCGCTGACGGCACTGGAGATCATGCTGGCGAAAATCTGGAGCAACATGCTGGTAGTGGTGCTCTGCACCTGGGCGTCGCTGGAAATTATCGTCAAGTTCGCGTTGGGGGTGCCGCTTGCCGGCTCCATGCTTCTCTTTCTGCTGGTGACCGCACTCTACCTGTTCGCCAGCACCGCACTGGGCATCTTTCTCGCCACCCTGGCCCGCTCGACACCGCAGTTCGGGCTACTGTCGATCCCCGTCATTATTCCGATGCTGCTGTTGTCGGGCGGCAGCACGCCGCTGGACAGCATGCCGCAATGGTTGCAATGGGTGATGCAAGGGTCGCCCTCGACCCATTTCGTCAGCCTCAGCGCGGCGATCCTGTTCCGTGACGCAGGCGTTGAGGTGGTATGGCCGGACGTGCTGGCGTTGGCGGCGATCGGGCTCCTGTTCTTTGCCGTCGCCCTGGGGCGGTTTCGCAAAAGCCTGGCGTCGTGATGAAAAAAGCCGCCTTTGACAGCCCCGAGAAAATTGCGGCACTGCCAAAGGCGGCGACTCTGGCGATTTATTGAATGATCAGGTTGTTGAACAACAGATCATCCACCATCGGCTTGCCGGTCTCGTCGTTCATCACCTGCTGGGTCTGCTTCAACGCTTCCTGACGCAGCTTTTCCTTGGCTTCCAGGTTGTTCATCGCCTCGGTGGTCTGCTGGGCAAACAGCGCAACCAACTGGTTGCGAATCAGCGGCTCGTTGGCCTTTACCGCCGCCACGGCAGCATCACCGGTCACGCGCAAGGCCACATCGGCCTTGTAGACCTTCAGCTTGGCTGTACCGTCGAGCCCATAATTGCCGACAAAGGGCGGGCTAAGGGTGATGTAACTGACTTTCGGCGCCTCGCCTTCTTTGGCCTCTTCGGCCATCGCCGCCGCAGGCAACGACAGGGCCAGCATCAACATGATCCACGCTTTCACATTTGACTCCTCATCCGGTTTGCGGCCCAGCATACCGCCCCGCCGTTCAAGCACAAGCTTATGGCCAGCTATCAGGGCAAGGCATGCTCGTTGACCCATCGACTCTCACACCTACACTTATCGGCCATCACTCCCAAAGGAATAGCCCTGATGAAAGCCGTGCTGTGCAAAGAATTCGGCCCCGCCGAATCGCTGGTGCTGGAAGACGTCGCCAGCCCCGTCGCGAAGAAGAACGAAGTGCTGCTGGACGTGCACGCCGCCGGGGTGAACTTCCCTGACACGCTGATCATCGAGGGCAAATATCAATTCAAGCCACCCTTCCCGTTCTCCCCTGGTGGCGAAGCGGCGGGCGTGGTCAGTGCGGTGGGTGAAAATGTCAGCCACCTGAAGGTCGGTGATCGGGTCATGGCGCTGACCGGCTGGGGCAGCTTTGCCGAGCAGGTGGCGGTGCCAGGCTATAACGTGTTGCCAATCCCGGCGTCCATGGACTTCAACACCGCTGCCGCCTTCAGCATGACCTACGGCACCTCGATGCACGCCCTCAAGCAACGGGCCAACTTGCAACCCGGCGAAACCCTGCTGGTGCTCGGCGCATCCGGCGGGGTTGGCCTGGCTGCGGTAGAGATCGGCAAGGCCATGGGCGCCCGGGTCATCGCCGCCGCCAGTAGCACAGAAAAACTCGCCGTGGCCAAGGCCGCTGGCGCCGACGAGTTGATCAACTACAGCGAAACCAGCCTCAAGGATGAAATCAAGCGACTCACCGACGGCCAGGGCGCCGATGTGATCTACGATCCGGTGGGTGGCGACCTGTTCGACCAGGCCATCCGCGCCATCGCCTGGAATGGCCGGCTGCTGGTAGTCGGTTTTGCCAGCGGGCGCATCCCCGAGCTGCCGGTGAACCTCGCCCTGCTCAAGGGCGCCGCCGTAGTGGGCGTGTTCTGGGGCTCCTTCGCCCAACGCCAGCCCCAGGACAACGCCGCCAATTTCCAGCAACTGTTTGGCTGGTTCGCCGAAGGCAAGCTCAAGCCACTGGTGTCGCAGGTGTATCCACTGAGCAATGCCGCCCAGGCGATCAATGACCTGGGGCAGCGCAAGGCGGTGGGGAAGGTGGTTGTGCAGGTGCGTTGAAGCGTCACAGCGGTCCGGGTGCCTGAAGCCGCGGACCGCTATTGGCAAGCACTAGAACAACGCGCGAATCTCCTTCGGCAACATCCTCACATACCGTGACGCAGGAAAACTCCCGCAGTGCTTCGCGATCATGGGCACGTGCCTGTTGAAGCAGGCGATCAAGGCCAGACGCTCGACATCCGACATCTGCTTGACGAAAAACACATTGGACAAGTAGCTGCGCGTGGAACGGAACGGGAGCAAACCTTGCATCCATAGTTAGCCCCAAGTGCATTGATGTCCGAGCACTCCCAGGCCTGGCTCCATTTACTGTCATCCAAAGGCCCGTCATCCAGGCGGAACTCGAACGGCGCCAGGACGTGCGTCTGCTCCCGATGTTCGTTGCCCACCGTCCAAGGACTCTTGGGCACCAACAACACACCCATCACCCAACTCGTACCGGACAAGCACAGCAACAGCATCACAACGCACCACCTCATACCTTGACCCCTCACCTGAATGCCAGCGCTGGCAGAAAGGTGAAGGGTAAAGACCGGACCTCATTGGCTAAATGGCGAGACTTCCCGTTTAGTTGAAGGACGTTTCCCACTGTTCTGTCCCGCCACCAAGACATGTGAGCGCGAAAAATCCAGACAAGACAATTCCTACGACGTCATCAGCGTATGCCGGAGCGACGTGTTCATTTAAGAACATTACCCAGGGCTTTTTTCTCTGTTTATCGACCAACAAGCAATGCTATTTTCGGTAACGAAACTGTAACATTCGCATTCGCAGTCATAACAAGAACCTGGAGCCCTTGAATGTTTGCTTTCTTTCGTCCTGCCGCACACCAGGCGTCTCTGCCTGAAGAAAAAATAGACAGCACCTACCGACGCCTTCGCTGGCAGATCTTCGCCGGCATCTTCATTGGCTACGCCGGGTATTACTTGCTGCGCAAGAACTTCTCCCTGGCCATGCCGTACCTGATCGATGAGGGCTATACCCGCGGTCAGCTGGGCCTGGCCATGTCGGCCATCGCCATCGCCTACGGGCTTTCGAAGTTCCTGATGGGCCTGGTGTCCGACCGCTCCAACCCGCGCTACTTCCTGCCATTCGGTTTGCTGGTGTCGGCTGGGGTGATGTTCGTTTTCGGTTTCGCGCCTTGGGCGACGTCCAGCGTGACCATGATGTTCATTCTGCTGTTCATCAACGGCTGGGCCCAGGGCATGGGCTGGCCGCCGAGCGGACGGACCATGGTGCACTGGTGGTCGCAGAAAGAACGCGGCGGCGTTGTCTCGGTGTGGAACGTGGCGCATAACGTCGGCGGCGGCCTGATCGGCCCGCTGTTCCTGCTGGGGATGGGCTGGTTCAACGACTGGCATGCG includes:
- the rbbA gene encoding ribosome-associated ATPase/putative transporter RbbA, whose protein sequence is MSATQSETALQASGLEHRYGQHVALSDIAFSLPAGTRCGLIGPDGAGKSSLLGLIAGVKKLQCGQLQVLGASIEDRHHRNTLYRRIAFMPQGLGGNLYPDLSIRENIRFFGTLFGLSRAECAQRMGKLLLATDLQRFADRPAGKLSGGMKQKLGLCCALIHEPDLLILDEPTTGVDPLSRRRFWELIEDVRRQRPQLTLLVATAYMEEAEQFEHCLMLDNGRLIAKGLSAELAAVTPDGKLDSAFTHFQGDSGHNAEPLTIPPRTNGTADIAIEAHDLTLRFGDFTAVDKVSFAIGRGEIFGFLGSNGCGKTTTMKVLTGLMPASEGEARLLGKPVDAKDLATRKRVGFMSQSFSLYGELSVRQNLALHAELFDLPKAQSGARIEELIKRFNLQDLADQPSGALPLGLRQRLSLAVAVLHRPEVLILDEPTSGVDPAARDDFWRLLIELSREQGVTIFLSTHFMNEAQRCDRISLMHAGKVLACDTPAALQAQFNGQTLEAAFVTCLEQAQGETPQDTTPVALDTAGAPQDRHGLSLGRLWAVASREGKELLRDKVRMAFALLGALFMMVIFGYGISLDVEKLAFAVFDQDQSPQSRAYLEAFRSSRYFDEQPVIQGASELHRRLQRSEIKLALEIPPGFGRDLYAGRQPTVGAWLDGGMPFRAETSRNYVQAVHQANLEQLVEQSSPARNRQAAAKLETRFRYNQDVVSVNAIGPGVMALILAFIPAMLTALGIVREKELGSITNFYATPLTRLEFLLGKQVPYLAVSLINLALLTAMNRWLFGVPFKGSGLTLALGGLLYVLATTSMGLLISAFTRTQIAAILGTMIITSLPTIQFSGLIVPRSSLEGAASVMGQLFPAGYFLDIAVGTFTKALDLRQLWPQCLALFGFFLGFTGLSLVMLKKQEA
- a CDS encoding ABC transporter permease; this encodes MHTLSHIWRLGLKELTSLRYDSVLLLFLGYAFTVAIYMPAAGSVIGVHNASVAIVDEDQSHLSRQLAQVLQPPEFQSPVALPYAELDKVMDSGRYTFVINVPANFQADLLAGREPALQLNVDATAMSQAFMGAGYIGRIFQQELLTYSGQAQASELTPVKLTTRSLFNTNLEGGWFLAVIQIVNNITILAIILTGTALLREREHGTLDHLLVLPLTALEIMLAKIWSNMLVVVLCTWASLEIIVKFALGVPLAGSMLLFLLVTALYLFASTALGIFLATLARSTPQFGLLSIPVIIPMLLLSGGSTPLDSMPQWLQWVMQGSPSTHFVSLSAAILFRDAGVEVVWPDVLALAAIGLLFFAVALGRFRKSLAS
- a CDS encoding flagellar basal body-associated protein FliL, whose amino-acid sequence is MKAWIMLMLALSLPAAAMAEEAKEGEAPKVSYITLSPPFVGNYGLDGTAKLKVYKADVALRVTGDAAVAAVKANEPLIRNQLVALFAQQTTEAMNNLEAKEKLRQEALKQTQQVMNDETGKPMVDDLLFNNLIIQ
- a CDS encoding NADPH:quinone oxidoreductase family protein — protein: MKAVLCKEFGPAESLVLEDVASPVAKKNEVLLDVHAAGVNFPDTLIIEGKYQFKPPFPFSPGGEAAGVVSAVGENVSHLKVGDRVMALTGWGSFAEQVAVPGYNVLPIPASMDFNTAAAFSMTYGTSMHALKQRANLQPGETLLVLGASGGVGLAAVEIGKAMGARVIAAASSTEKLAVAKAAGADELINYSETSLKDEIKRLTDGQGADVIYDPVGGDLFDQAIRAIAWNGRLLVVGFASGRIPELPVNLALLKGAAVVGVFWGSFAQRQPQDNAANFQQLFGWFAEGKLKPLVSQVYPLSNAAQAINDLGQRKAVGKVVVQVR